A single Rubrivivax gelatinosus IL144 DNA region contains:
- the pnp gene encoding polyribonucleotide nucleotidyltransferase, which produces MSMFNKVTKSFQWGSHQVTMETGEIARQSTGAVVVSVDDTVVLATVVAKTEAKTGQDFFPLTVDYIEKTYAAGKIPGSFFKREGRPSELETLTSRLIDRPIRPLFPEGFYNEVQVVIHVLSLNPEVQADIPAMIATSAALSISGIPFNGPIGAARVGYVNGEYVLNPSAAQLADSQMDLVVAGTEAAVLMVESEATELSEEVMLGAVVFGHDQGKIAIAAINELVREAGKPAWDWQPPAKDEPFIAKVNALAEEPLRAAYQIRSKQARTQATRAVGASVQAALKEEGVAFDPVAVDNLLFEIEARIVRGQILAGEPRIDGRDTRTVRPIEIRSSVLPRTHGSALFTRGETQALVAATLGTERDAQRIDALAGEFEDRFMLHYNMPPFATGETGRVGSPKRREIGHGRLAKRALVAVLPPKDEFPYTMRVVSEITESNGSSSMASVCGGCLSLLDAGVPLKAHVAGIAMGLIKEGNRFAVLTDILGDEDHLGDMDFKVAGTASGITALQMDIKIQGITKEIMQVALAQAKEARLHILGKMVEAVGGAKAEVSQFAPRLYTMKINPEKIRDVIGKGGATIRALTDETGCTIDIGEDGTITIASTDADKAAFAQKRIEEITAEAEIGKVYEGPITKILDFGALVNILPGKDGLLHISQIAHQRVEKVTDFLTEGQVIKVKVLETDEKGRIKLSMKALLDKPEGYVEEERPRRERSDRGDRGDRGDRGPRREREPREPREPRAEAAAATDAPATEAPAPEQGAERAPGQE; this is translated from the coding sequence ATGAGCATGTTCAACAAGGTCACGAAGAGCTTCCAATGGGGCTCGCACCAGGTCACGATGGAAACGGGCGAGATCGCCCGCCAGTCCACCGGCGCCGTCGTCGTCAGCGTCGATGACACCGTCGTGCTGGCTACCGTGGTCGCCAAGACTGAAGCCAAGACCGGCCAGGACTTCTTCCCGCTGACCGTCGACTACATCGAGAAGACCTACGCCGCCGGCAAGATCCCCGGCAGCTTCTTCAAGCGTGAAGGCCGCCCGAGCGAGCTCGAGACCCTGACCTCGCGCCTGATCGATCGCCCGATCCGCCCGCTGTTCCCCGAAGGCTTCTACAACGAAGTCCAGGTCGTCATCCACGTGCTGAGCCTGAACCCCGAGGTCCAGGCCGACATCCCGGCGATGATCGCGACCAGCGCCGCGCTGTCGATCAGCGGCATCCCGTTCAACGGCCCGATCGGCGCCGCGCGCGTCGGCTACGTCAACGGCGAATACGTGCTCAACCCGAGCGCCGCCCAACTGGCCGACAGCCAGATGGACCTCGTCGTCGCCGGCACCGAAGCCGCCGTGCTGATGGTCGAGTCCGAAGCCACCGAGCTGTCCGAGGAAGTGATGCTCGGCGCCGTCGTCTTCGGCCACGACCAGGGCAAGATCGCGATCGCCGCGATCAACGAACTGGTGCGCGAAGCCGGCAAGCCGGCCTGGGACTGGCAGCCGCCGGCCAAGGACGAGCCCTTCATCGCCAAGGTCAACGCGCTGGCCGAAGAGCCGCTGCGCGCCGCCTACCAGATCCGCAGCAAGCAGGCCCGCACCCAGGCCACCCGCGCCGTCGGCGCCAGCGTGCAGGCCGCGCTGAAGGAAGAGGGCGTCGCCTTCGACCCGGTCGCCGTCGACAACCTGCTGTTCGAGATCGAAGCGCGCATCGTGCGCGGCCAGATCCTGGCCGGCGAGCCGCGCATCGACGGCCGCGACACGCGCACCGTGCGCCCGATCGAGATCCGCTCCAGCGTGCTGCCGCGCACCCACGGCTCGGCGCTGTTCACGCGTGGCGAGACGCAGGCGCTGGTCGCCGCGACGCTGGGCACCGAACGCGACGCGCAGCGCATCGACGCGCTGGCCGGCGAGTTCGAAGACCGCTTCATGCTGCACTACAACATGCCCCCGTTCGCCACCGGCGAGACGGGCCGCGTGGGCAGCCCCAAGCGCCGCGAGATCGGCCACGGCCGCCTGGCCAAGCGCGCGCTGGTCGCCGTGCTGCCGCCCAAGGACGAGTTCCCGTACACGATGCGCGTGGTCTCGGAGATCACCGAGTCCAACGGTTCGTCGTCGATGGCCTCGGTCTGCGGCGGCTGCCTGTCGCTGCTGGACGCCGGCGTGCCGCTGAAGGCGCACGTCGCCGGCATCGCGATGGGCCTGATCAAGGAAGGCAACCGCTTCGCCGTGCTGACCGACATCCTCGGTGACGAGGATCACCTCGGCGACATGGACTTCAAGGTGGCCGGCACCGCCAGCGGCATCACGGCGCTGCAGATGGACATCAAGATCCAGGGCATCACCAAGGAGATCATGCAGGTCGCCCTGGCGCAGGCCAAGGAAGCGCGTCTGCACATCCTGGGCAAGATGGTCGAGGCCGTCGGCGGCGCCAAGGCCGAGGTGAGCCAGTTCGCCCCGCGCCTGTACACGATGAAGATCAACCCGGAGAAGATCCGTGACGTCATCGGCAAGGGTGGCGCGACGATCCGGGCGCTGACCGACGAGACCGGCTGCACGATCGACATCGGCGAAGACGGCACGATCACGATCGCCAGCACCGACGCCGACAAGGCCGCCTTCGCCCAGAAGCGCATCGAGGAGATCACGGCCGAGGCCGAGATCGGCAAGGTCTACGAAGGCCCGATCACCAAGATCCTGGACTTCGGCGCCCTGGTCAACATCCTGCCGGGCAAGGACGGCCTGCTGCACATCAGCCAGATCGCCCACCAGCGCGTCGAGAAGGTCACCGACTTCCTGACCGAAGGCCAGGTCATCAAGGTCAAGGTGCTCGAGACCGACGAGAAGGGCCGCATCAAGCTCAGCATGAAGGCGCTGCTCGACAAGCCCGAGGGCTACGTCGAGGAAGAGCGTCCGCGCCGCGAGCGCAGCGACCGAGGTGACCGTGGGGACCGCGGCGACCGTGGCCCGCGCCGCGAGCGTGAACCCCGCGAGCCGCGTGAGCCGCGTGCCGAGGCGGCTGCGGCCACCGACGCGCCGGCCACCGAGGCGCCGGCTCCGGAACAGGGCGCCGAGCGCGCCCCGGGCCAGGAGTAA
- a CDS encoding NAD(P)H-quinone oxidoreductase translates to MRAVEISRFGPPEVLQLVQRPAPVPAAGELLIAVQASGVNRPDVLQRKGHYPPPPGASDLPGLEIAGTVLAGAPADLAAAGLAIGDAVCALVAGGGYAEQCVAPAVQCLPLPRGLTMVEAASLPETFFTVWQNVFAIARLARGETLLVQGGTSGIGVTAIQLAKAFGAQVIVTAGSDDKCAAALAVGADHAVNYRMQDFVAEAKRLTDGRGVDVVLDMVAGDYVAREVKCLAVDGRLAIIAVQGGTASSFDAGAVLRKRIAITGSTLRARSVDYKAGLARALREQVWPLLETGAVKPVVHRVFPAAEAAAAHALMESGSHVGKIVLTW, encoded by the coding sequence ATGCGTGCCGTCGAGATCAGCCGTTTCGGCCCGCCCGAGGTGCTGCAGCTGGTGCAGCGCCCGGCGCCGGTGCCGGCGGCCGGCGAGTTGCTGATCGCGGTGCAGGCCTCGGGCGTCAACCGCCCGGACGTGCTGCAGCGCAAGGGGCACTACCCGCCGCCGCCGGGCGCATCGGACCTTCCGGGTCTGGAGATCGCCGGCACGGTGCTGGCCGGTGCGCCGGCGGATCTCGCGGCCGCGGGGCTGGCGATCGGTGACGCGGTGTGCGCGCTGGTCGCCGGCGGCGGTTATGCCGAGCAGTGCGTCGCTCCGGCGGTGCAGTGTCTGCCGCTGCCGCGCGGGCTGACGATGGTCGAGGCGGCGAGCCTGCCCGAGACCTTCTTCACCGTCTGGCAGAACGTGTTCGCCATCGCGCGCCTGGCGCGCGGCGAGACGCTGCTGGTGCAAGGCGGCACTAGCGGCATCGGCGTCACCGCGATCCAGCTCGCCAAGGCCTTCGGCGCCCAGGTGATCGTCACCGCCGGCAGCGACGACAAGTGCGCGGCCGCGCTGGCGGTCGGCGCCGACCACGCGGTCAACTACCGCATGCAGGACTTCGTCGCCGAGGCCAAGCGCCTGACCGACGGGCGCGGCGTCGACGTCGTGCTCGACATGGTCGCCGGCGACTACGTCGCGCGCGAGGTCAAGTGCCTGGCGGTCGACGGCCGCCTGGCGATCATCGCGGTGCAAGGCGGCACGGCCAGCAGCTTCGACGCCGGCGCGGTGCTGCGCAAGCGCATCGCGATCACCGGCTCGACGCTGCGTGCGCGCAGCGTGGACTACAAAGCCGGCTTGGCGCGCGCGCTGCGCGAGCAGGTCTGGCCCTTGCTGGAGACCGGCGCCGTCAAGCCGGTCGTGCACCGCGTGTTCCCGGCGGCCGAGGCGGCCGCGGCGCACGCGCTGATGGAATCCGGTTCGCACGTCGGCAAGATCGTGCTGACCTGGTGA
- the tpiA gene encoding triose-phosphate isomerase, translating into MRRKLVVGNWKMHGSRPANAELLAALIAGRPYAADVAVCVPNVFLSETAATLAGSELRWGAQDVSEHEQGAYTGEVSAAMLAECGCRYAIVGHSERRAYHAESDAVVARKAQAALARGVTPIVCVGETLEQRDAGETEAVVKRQLSAVIHQLAHCASEIVVAYEPVWAIGTGRTATPEQAQAVHAVLRAQLHAATGRGHTMRILYGGSVKADNAATLFAQPDIDGGLIGGASLKAADFIAICRAAA; encoded by the coding sequence ATGCGACGCAAGCTCGTGGTGGGCAACTGGAAGATGCATGGCAGCCGCCCGGCCAATGCCGAGCTGCTGGCCGCGCTGATCGCCGGCCGTCCTTACGCCGCCGACGTGGCGGTCTGCGTGCCCAACGTGTTCCTGTCCGAGACCGCGGCGACGCTGGCCGGCAGCGAGCTGCGCTGGGGTGCGCAGGACGTCTCCGAGCACGAGCAGGGCGCCTACACCGGCGAGGTGTCGGCGGCGATGCTGGCCGAATGCGGCTGCCGCTACGCCATCGTCGGCCACTCGGAGCGCCGTGCCTACCACGCCGAGAGCGACGCCGTCGTCGCGCGCAAGGCGCAGGCGGCGCTGGCGCGCGGCGTGACGCCGATCGTCTGCGTCGGCGAGACGCTGGAGCAGCGCGACGCCGGCGAGACCGAAGCGGTCGTCAAGCGCCAGCTTTCGGCGGTGATCCACCAGCTGGCGCACTGCGCCAGCGAGATCGTCGTCGCCTACGAGCCCGTCTGGGCCATCGGCACCGGCCGCACCGCGACGCCCGAACAGGCGCAGGCGGTGCATGCCGTGCTGCGCGCGCAGCTGCACGCGGCCACCGGTCGCGGGCACACGATGCGCATCCTCTACGGCGGCAGCGTCAAGGCGGACAACGCCGCGACGCTGTTCGCGCAACCCGACATCGACGGCGGGCTGATCGGCGGTGCTTCGCTGAAGGCTGCCGACTTCATCGCGATCTGCCGCGCCGCGGCCTGA
- the secG gene encoding preprotein translocase subunit SecG, protein MHIWMNLILVLQILSALAMIGLVLIQHGKGADMGASFGGGSSGSLFGATGSANFLSRSTAACATLFFCCTLALAFMSNSVRGPSTDGGSVLDRAAPVAPAAPSAPATGVIPGTQPLAPATPASGATGAN, encoded by the coding sequence ATGCACATCTGGATGAACCTCATCCTCGTCCTGCAGATCCTGTCGGCGCTGGCGATGATCGGCCTCGTGCTGATCCAGCACGGCAAGGGCGCCGACATGGGCGCCTCGTTCGGCGGCGGGTCCTCCGGCAGCCTGTTCGGCGCCACCGGCAGCGCGAACTTCCTGTCGCGTTCGACCGCGGCCTGCGCGACGCTCTTCTTCTGCTGCACGCTGGCCCTGGCCTTCATGTCCAACAGCGTGCGCGGCCCGTCCACGGACGGCGGCAGCGTGCTCGACCGCGCGGCCCCGGTCGCCCCGGCGGCGCCCAGCGCGCCGGCCACCGGTGTCATTCCCGGCACGCAGCCGCTGGCCCCGGCGACGCCGGCCTCCGGCGCGACCGGCGCGAATTGA
- a CDS encoding NADH-quinone oxidoreductase subunit A: MDIQAYLPVILFVLVGLAVGVAPQVLGFIFGPNRPDVEKNSPYECGFEAFEDARMKFDVRYYLVAILFILFDLEIAFLFPWAVALRDIGATGFWAMMLFLGILVVGFVYEWKKGALDWD, translated from the coding sequence ATGGACATCCAGGCCTACCTCCCCGTCATCCTGTTCGTGCTCGTCGGCCTCGCTGTCGGCGTCGCGCCGCAGGTTCTCGGCTTCATCTTCGGCCCCAACCGGCCGGACGTCGAGAAGAACAGCCCGTACGAATGCGGCTTCGAGGCCTTCGAGGACGCGCGCATGAAGTTCGACGTGCGCTACTACCTCGTCGCCATCCTGTTCATCCTCTTCGATCTCGAGATCGCCTTCCTCTTCCCCTGGGCCGTGGCCCTGCGCGACATCGGCGCGACGGGGTTCTGGGCGATGATGCTGTTCCTCGGCATCCTCGTCGTCGGTTTCGTCTACGAGTGGAAGAAGGGCGCGCTGGACTGGGACTGA
- a CDS encoding NuoB/complex I 20 kDa subunit family protein, producing the protein MGIEGVIKEGFVTTSVDKLINWSKTGSLWPMTFGLACCAIEMMHAGAARYDIDRFGMLFRPSPRQSDLMIVAGTLCNKMAPALRKVYDQMAEPRWVLSMGSCANGGGYYHYSYSVVRGCDRIVPVDVYVPGCPPTAEALLYGILQLQSKIRRENTIAR; encoded by the coding sequence ATGGGAATCGAAGGCGTCATCAAGGAAGGCTTCGTCACCACCTCGGTGGACAAGCTGATCAACTGGTCCAAGACCGGATCGCTGTGGCCGATGACCTTCGGCCTGGCCTGCTGTGCGATCGAGATGATGCACGCCGGCGCGGCGCGCTACGACATCGACCGCTTCGGGATGCTGTTCCGCCCGAGCCCGCGGCAGAGCGACCTGATGATCGTCGCCGGCACGCTGTGCAACAAGATGGCACCGGCGCTGCGCAAGGTCTACGACCAGATGGCCGAACCGCGCTGGGTGCTGAGCATGGGCTCGTGCGCCAACGGCGGCGGCTACTACCACTACAGCTACTCCGTCGTGCGCGGCTGCGACCGCATCGTGCCGGTGGACGTCTACGTGCCGGGCTGTCCGCCGACGGCCGAGGCGCTGCTGTACGGGATCCTGCAGCTGCAGAGCAAGATCCGACGCGAAAACACCATCGCGCGCTGA
- a CDS encoding NADH-quinone oxidoreductase subunit C, producing MSTRLDLLQSALESALAGKIRTSVRALGEITITVGAADYLEVARTLRDTPELRFEQLVDLCGVDYSEYRNQPWDGPRFCVVSHLLSLTHNWRLRLKVFCPDDDLPVLPSVNDIWPSANWFEREAFDLFGIVFDGHLDLRRILTDYGFIGHPMRKDFPTTGHVEMRYDPEQKRVIYQPVTIEQREIIPRVVREDNYGGLH from the coding sequence ATGAGCACCCGACTCGACCTCCTGCAGAGCGCCCTCGAAAGCGCACTGGCCGGCAAGATCCGCACGTCCGTGCGCGCGCTCGGCGAGATCACCATCACCGTCGGCGCCGCCGACTACCTCGAGGTCGCGCGCACGCTGCGCGACACGCCCGAACTGCGCTTCGAGCAGCTCGTCGACCTGTGCGGCGTCGACTACTCGGAGTACCGCAACCAGCCCTGGGACGGCCCGCGCTTCTGCGTCGTGTCGCACCTGCTGTCGCTGACCCACAACTGGCGCCTGCGGCTGAAGGTCTTCTGCCCCGACGACGACCTGCCGGTGCTGCCCTCGGTCAACGACATCTGGCCCTCGGCCAACTGGTTCGAGCGCGAGGCCTTCGACCTGTTCGGCATCGTCTTCGACGGCCACCTCGACCTGCGTCGCATCCTCACCGACTACGGCTTCATCGGACACCCGATGCGCAAGGACTTCCCGACCACCGGGCACGTCGAGATGCGCTACGACCCGGAGCAGAAGCGCGTCATCTACCAGCCGGTGACGATCGAGCAACGCGAGATCATTCCGCGCGTCGTGCGCGAGGACAACTACGGCGGGCTGCACTGA
- a CDS encoding NADH-quinone oxidoreductase subunit D, with product MAEIKNYTLNFGPQHPAAHGVLRLVLELDGEVIQRADPHIGLLHRATEKLAETKTFLQTLPYMDRLDYVSMMVNEQAYCLAVEKLLGIEVPLRAKYIRTMFAELTRLLNHLLWLGTHSLDCGAMNVFLYAFREREDIFDMYEAVSGARMHAAYFRPGGVYRDLPDSMPQYTFSKIRNERGMKELNAKRQGSLLDFIEEFVKRFPSRVDDYETLLTDNRIWKQRTVGIGVVEPDRAKALGFTGPMLRGSGIAWDLRKQQPYDAYDRVEFDIPVGVQGDTYDRYLVRMEEMRQSNHIVQQCVDWLRANPGPVITDNHKVAPPARVDMKANMEELIHHFKLFSEGMHVPEGEAYAAVEHPKGEFGIYLISDGANKPYRMKIRPPGFVHLAALDEMSRGHMLADAVAIIGTMDIVFGEVDR from the coding sequence ATGGCCGAGATCAAGAACTACACGCTGAACTTCGGACCGCAGCACCCGGCAGCGCACGGCGTGCTTCGCCTCGTGCTCGAGCTCGACGGCGAGGTCATCCAGCGTGCCGACCCGCACATCGGCCTGCTGCACCGCGCCACCGAGAAGCTGGCCGAGACCAAGACCTTCCTGCAGACGCTGCCGTACATGGACCGCCTCGACTACGTGTCGATGATGGTCAACGAGCAGGCCTACTGCCTGGCGGTCGAGAAGCTGCTCGGCATCGAGGTGCCGCTGCGCGCGAAGTACATCCGCACGATGTTCGCCGAGCTGACGCGGCTGCTCAACCACCTGCTGTGGCTGGGCACGCACTCGCTGGACTGCGGCGCGATGAACGTCTTCCTCTACGCCTTCCGCGAGCGCGAGGACATCTTCGACATGTACGAGGCGGTGTCGGGCGCGCGCATGCACGCCGCCTACTTCCGTCCGGGCGGCGTCTACCGCGACCTGCCGGACTCGATGCCGCAGTACACCTTCAGCAAGATCCGCAACGAACGCGGCATGAAGGAGCTGAACGCCAAGCGCCAGGGTTCGCTGCTCGACTTCATCGAGGAGTTCGTCAAGCGTTTCCCCAGCCGCGTCGACGACTACGAGACGCTGCTGACCGACAACCGCATCTGGAAGCAGCGCACCGTCGGCATCGGCGTCGTCGAGCCCGATCGCGCCAAGGCCCTGGGCTTCACCGGCCCGATGCTGCGCGGCTCGGGCATCGCCTGGGATCTGCGCAAGCAGCAGCCCTACGACGCCTACGACCGCGTGGAGTTCGACATCCCGGTCGGCGTGCAAGGCGACACCTACGACCGCTATCTCGTCCGGATGGAGGAGATGCGTCAGTCCAACCACATCGTCCAGCAGTGCGTCGACTGGCTGCGGGCGAACCCCGGGCCGGTCATCACCGACAACCACAAGGTCGCGCCGCCGGCCCGCGTGGACATGAAGGCCAACATGGAAGAGCTGATCCACCACTTCAAGCTCTTCAGCGAAGGCATGCACGTGCCCGAGGGCGAGGCCTATGCGGCGGTCGAACACCCGAAGGGCGAGTTCGGCATCTACCTGATCAGCGACGGGGCGAACAAGCCCTACCGCATGAAGATCCGTCCGCCGGGTTTCGTGCATCTGGCCGCGCTCGACGAGATGTCGCGCGGCCACATGCTCGCCGACGCGGTCGCGATCATCGGCACCATGGACATCGTGTTCGGCGAGGTCGATCGATGA